One window of Catonella massiliensis genomic DNA carries:
- the tenpIN gene encoding type III toxin-antitoxin system TenpIN family toxin translates to MAKKRFVFLSNEFYSIYTATEYPEMEQKHNRPYIQVCVEIDGVQFAIPLRSGINHPHVLWTDKANHCGVDFSKAVVIKKESYIDMNIEPHLRQKEFDALRGKDYKIKCKMQKYIKKYKEAKQDLSKPVNQRLVQYSTLQYFEEDLDID, encoded by the coding sequence ATGGCTAAGAAGAGGTTTGTATTTTTATCAAATGAATTTTATAGTATATATACTGCAACCGAATATCCAGAAATGGAGCAAAAGCATAACAGACCATATATTCAGGTTTGTGTTGAGATAGATGGTGTTCAATTTGCGATACCTTTGAGGTCTGGTATAAACCATCCCCATGTTTTGTGGACTGATAAAGCTAATCATTGCGGAGTTGATTTTTCAAAGGCGGTTGTAATTAAAAAGGAAAGCTATATTGATATGAATATAGAACCACATTTAAGACAGAAAGAGTTTGATGCTTTGCGAGGAAAAGACTACAAGATTAAGTGTAAAATGCAAAAGTACATTAAAAAATATAAAGAAGCAAAGCAGGATTTGAGTAAGCCTGTAAATCAGAGACTTGTACAGTATTCAACTCTCCAATATTTTGAAGAAGATTTGGATATTGATTAA
- the guaA gene encoding glutamine-hydrolyzing GMP synthase, with the protein MKKELVVVIDFGGQYNQLVARRVREANVYCEIYSYKTELSKIKEMNPKGIILTGGPSSVYEENAATCGEELFKLGIPVLGLCYGAQLMSHVLGGKVEKAEHREYGKTETVFDTSSKLFAGIPEKSVVWMSHFDYISKLGDGFKSIAHTASTANAAIENVEEGLYGIQFHPEVLHTEYGKEMLSNFVHNICGCVGDWKMSAFVENSVKEIKERVGDGKVLCALSGGVDSSVAAVLLSKAVGKQLTCVFVDHGLLRKNEGDEVEAVFGPNGSYELNFIRVNAQQRFYDKLAGVTEPEAKRKIIGEEFIRVFEEEAKKIGTVDYLVQGTIYPDVVESGVGGESVVIKSHHNVGGLPDYVDFKEIIEPLRNLFKDEVRKVGLELGIPERLVFRQPFPGPGLGIRIIGEVTAEKVKIVQDADAIYREEIANAGLDKSIGQYFAALTNMRSVGVMGDERTYDYAIALRAVDTTDFMTAEASEIPWAVLQKVVSRIINEVRGVNRVLYDITSKPPGTIELE; encoded by the coding sequence GTGAAAAAAGAATTAGTTGTAGTAATTGATTTTGGCGGACAGTACAACCAGCTGGTTGCAAGAAGAGTGCGTGAAGCCAATGTTTATTGTGAAATATATTCTTACAAGACAGAATTATCTAAGATAAAGGAAATGAACCCTAAGGGTATCATACTTACAGGAGGTCCTAGCAGTGTATACGAGGAAAATGCGGCTACCTGTGGAGAGGAGTTATTTAAGCTTGGCATCCCTGTGCTTGGACTTTGCTACGGTGCTCAGCTTATGAGCCATGTACTTGGTGGCAAGGTTGAAAAGGCAGAACATAGAGAGTATGGAAAGACAGAGACAGTCTTTGATACTTCTTCAAAGCTTTTTGCAGGAATACCTGAGAAGTCGGTAGTGTGGATGAGCCATTTTGACTATATTTCAAAGCTTGGAGATGGATTTAAGTCTATTGCCCACACTGCATCTACAGCCAATGCAGCCATTGAAAATGTAGAAGAAGGGCTTTATGGCATCCAGTTCCACCCTGAAGTTCTCCATACAGAGTACGGCAAAGAAATGCTTTCTAACTTCGTTCATAATATCTGTGGCTGCGTAGGCGACTGGAAGATGTCTGCATTTGTGGAAAACAGCGTAAAGGAAATCAAAGAAAGAGTTGGAGACGGGAAGGTGCTTTGTGCACTCTCAGGTGGAGTTGACTCCTCTGTGGCTGCAGTCCTTCTTTCAAAGGCAGTAGGTAAGCAGCTTACCTGCGTATTTGTAGACCATGGCTTACTTCGTAAAAATGAAGGAGACGAGGTAGAGGCTGTATTTGGGCCAAATGGCAGCTATGAGCTGAACTTTATAAGAGTAAATGCACAGCAGAGATTCTACGACAAGCTTGCAGGAGTTACTGAGCCTGAGGCTAAGCGTAAGATAATAGGTGAGGAATTCATCCGAGTATTTGAAGAAGAGGCTAAGAAAATAGGAACAGTTGACTACCTGGTACAGGGAACCATCTATCCTGACGTAGTAGAGAGCGGTGTAGGCGGTGAGTCTGTAGTCATCAAGTCACACCACAATGTAGGCGGACTTCCTGACTATGTGGACTTTAAGGAAATTATCGAGCCACTTCGCAATCTTTTCAAGGATGAGGTAAGAAAGGTAGGGCTTGAACTTGGCATACCTGAGCGTCTTGTATTCCGCCAGCCATTCCCAGGCCCAGGTCTTGGTATAAGAATAATAGGAGAGGTGACAGCAGAGAAGGTTAAGATAGTTCAGGATGCAGATGCAATCTACAGAGAAGAGATAGCCAATGCAGGCCTTGACAAGTCTATAGGACAGTACTTTGCAGCCCTCACCAATATGCGTTCAGTAGGCGTAATGGGTGATGAAAGAACCTACGACTATGCCATTGCTCTAAGAGCAGTAGATACCACCGACTTCATGACAGCCGAAGCCAGCGAGATACCTTGGGCAGTACTTCAGAAGGTAGTAAGCAGGATAATCAACGAGGTCAGGGGAGTTAACAGGGTACTGTATGATATCACAAGTAAACCTCCTGGAACGATAGAGCTCGAGTAG
- a CDS encoding flagellin N-terminal helical domain-containing protein yields the protein MVVQHNLTAMNSNRQLGITSGLQAKSSEKLSSGYKINRAADDAAGLSISEKMRSQVRGLNRSSANAQDGISLIQVAEGALNETHSILQRMNELAVQAANDTNTEDDRGAIQKEVTALTSEIDRIKDTTAFNTQNLLDGDFTDKKIHVGALKDQTIEISIGAMDADTIGAGGQDLTTQDGAESAIEAFQGAIKVVSDQRSDLGALQNRLEHTVLNLDNVSENTQAAESRIRDTDVPTEMVNFSKNNILAQAGQSMLAQANQSTQGVLSLLR from the coding sequence ATGGTAGTACAGCACAATCTTACAGCAATGAACTCAAACAGACAGCTTGGTATCACAAGCGGATTACAGGCAAAATCATCTGAGAAACTTTCATCAGGTTACAAGATCAACAGAGCAGCAGACGATGCAGCAGGTCTTTCAATATCTGAGAAGATGAGAAGCCAGGTTAGAGGTCTTAACAGATCTTCAGCTAACGCACAGGATGGTATATCACTTATCCAGGTAGCAGAAGGTGCTCTTAACGAGACACACTCTATCCTTCAGAGAATGAACGAGCTCGCAGTTCAGGCAGCGAACGATACCAATACTGAGGACGACAGAGGCGCAATCCAGAAGGAAGTAACAGCTCTTACATCTGAAATTGACCGTATCAAAGATACAACAGCGTTCAATACACAGAACCTTCTCGATGGTGACTTTACTGACAAGAAGATCCACGTAGGTGCTCTTAAGGATCAGACAATTGAAATCAGCATCGGTGCTATGGATGCAGACACAATTGGTGCAGGTGGTCAGGACCTTACAACTCAGGATGGAGCAGAGTCTGCAATCGAGGCATTCCAGGGAGCAATTAAAGTTGTTTCTGATCAGAGATCAGACCTTGGTGCTCTTCAGAACCGTCTTGAGCATACAGTACTCAACCTTGACAACGTATCTGAGAATACACAGGCAGCTGAGTCACGTATCCGTGATACAGATGTTCCTACAGAAATGGTTAACTTCAGCAAGAACAACATTCTTGCTCAGGCAGGACAGTCAATGCTTGCACAGGCTAACCAGTCTACTCAGGGTGTTCTTTCATTGCTTAGATAA
- a CDS encoding aminopeptidase, whose translation MAVKKAEKKTDKKAEKKTKEIRQSAWEKYDKKALDACFALSETYRQFISDCKTERECVDESIRQAEKAGYKNLADFIGKKKKLKAGDKVYMSNMGRAIALFVIGKKPMVEGLNILCAHIDSPRIDAKQVPLYEDTEIAMLDTHYYGGIKKYQWVTLPLAIHGVVVKEDGKAVNICIGEEEEGPVIGITDLLIHLSADQMQKTAAKVVEGEDLNVMLGSMPLKGEEKEAVKANILKILKDKYGIEEEDFISADLEIVPAGKAKHYGLDSSMIMGYGQDDRVCAYTSLKAILDAPAPSKTACCLLVDKEEIGSVGATGMESRFFENVVAEVMNLVGEYNELALRRALANSRMLSSDVSAAFDPNYPGVNEKKNTAYFGKGIVFNKYTGSRGKSGSNEASAEYMAAIRKIMKDNNVTFQTAELGKVDQGGGGTIAYIAAAYNMEVIDSGVAVMNMHAPWEISCKADIYEAYLGYKAFLKDA comes from the coding sequence ATGGCAGTAAAGAAGGCAGAAAAGAAGACGGATAAGAAGGCAGAGAAGAAGACTAAGGAGATAAGGCAGAGCGCTTGGGAAAAGTACGATAAGAAGGCACTTGACGCCTGCTTTGCACTTAGTGAGACATACAGACAGTTCATTTCTGACTGCAAAACAGAGAGAGAATGTGTGGATGAGTCAATCAGACAGGCAGAGAAAGCAGGATATAAGAATCTTGCTGACTTCATTGGAAAGAAGAAAAAGTTAAAAGCAGGCGACAAGGTCTATATGTCAAATATGGGCAGGGCAATTGCACTCTTTGTTATCGGCAAGAAGCCTATGGTGGAGGGCCTTAATATCCTCTGTGCCCATATAGACTCACCTAGAATAGATGCCAAGCAGGTGCCTCTTTATGAGGATACTGAAATTGCAATGCTTGATACACATTATTACGGCGGAATCAAGAAGTACCAGTGGGTAACACTTCCTCTTGCAATTCACGGCGTAGTTGTAAAGGAAGATGGAAAAGCCGTAAATATCTGTATCGGTGAGGAAGAAGAAGGTCCTGTAATCGGTATTACAGACCTACTCATCCATCTTTCGGCTGACCAGATGCAAAAGACAGCGGCCAAGGTGGTCGAGGGAGAAGACCTCAATGTAATGCTTGGAAGCATGCCTCTTAAGGGAGAAGAAAAAGAGGCTGTAAAGGCTAATATTCTTAAGATATTAAAGGACAAGTACGGAATAGAAGAAGAGGATTTTATTTCCGCAGACCTTGAAATAGTTCCTGCAGGAAAGGCTAAGCACTATGGTCTTGACAGCAGTATGATTATGGGCTATGGACAGGATGACAGGGTATGTGCTTATACTTCTCTTAAAGCTATTCTTGATGCACCTGCACCTTCTAAGACAGCCTGCTGTCTCCTTGTGGACAAGGAAGAAATAGGCAGCGTAGGTGCCACAGGTATGGAATCAAGATTCTTTGAAAATGTAGTGGCTGAGGTTATGAACCTTGTGGGAGAGTACAATGAGCTTGCTCTTAGAAGAGCTCTTGCCAATTCCCGTATGCTTTCATCAGATGTAAGTGCAGCCTTTGATCCAAACTACCCTGGGGTAAATGAGAAGAAGAATACCGCTTATTTTGGTAAAGGTATTGTATTTAATAAATATACAGGCTCTCGTGGTAAGAGTGGAAGCAATGAGGCTTCTGCAGAATACATGGCAGCTATAAGAAAGATAATGAAGGACAACAATGTTACCTTCCAGACCGCGGAGCTTGGCAAGGTAGACCAGGGCGGTGGCGGAACCATCGCCTACATAGCAGCTGCTTACAATATGGAGGTCATTGACTCGGGTGTTGCGGTTATGAATATGCATGCACCTTGGGAGATAAGCTGCAAGGCTGATATTTACGAGGCTTACCTTGGTTACAAGGCATTCTTAAAGGATGCATAA
- a CDS encoding ORF6N domain-containing protein, translating to MVGDKALVMVDNREIQSMIYTFRGRQVMIDSDLTRLYQVNTGRLNKQVKRNIDRFPVQFMFQLTAEEYQFLISQNAISNKGRGGRRKLPYVFTEQGIAMLSAVLNSAVAVDMSIKIMNSFETAVL from the coding sequence ATGGTAGGGGATAAAGCACTTGTTATGGTTGATAATAGGGAAATACAGAGTATGATTTACACATTTAGGGGTAGGCAGGTAATGATAGATAGTGACCTTACCAGGTTGTATCAGGTTAATACAGGACGCCTAAATAAGCAAGTAAAAAGAAACATTGATAGATTTCCAGTACAGTTTATGTTCCAATTAACTGCTGAGGAATATCAATTTTTGATATCGCAAAATGCGATATCAAACAAAGGTAGAGGTGGCAGGCGAAAACTTCCGTATGTTTTTACGGAGCAGGGTATAGCTATGCTTTCAGCAGTTCTTAATAGTGCAGTTGCAGTAGATATGAGTATTAAGATTATGAATAGCTTTGAAACAGCCGTTTTGTGA
- a CDS encoding type I restriction-modification system subunit M codes for MTDKELKELKDTLWHSADVLRASAHLAANKYGQPILGLIFLRYADILYKQHKEEIEAEYNRLKGGRMEKSMKEISIEKCGFYLPECAYYDFINNAPDDANKATLVKKAMEAIEDENPKMDGVLPKEVYAQLVPEEEPELLSNIVRIFKDIPENSTIDIFGEIYEYFLGNFALAEGKDGGTFYTPATVVRYMVEVLNPQPGEKKFLDPACGSGGMFVQAARYMHDHNASESEQMKFRCYGVEKEPDTVKLAKMNLLLNNVRGDITEANSFYSDPYNAFGQFDYVMANPPFNVDEVVVDKVSDDARFNTYGVPRNKSNSTKKKSDKKETVPNANYLWIGYFATALNENGKAALVMANSASDASGSEYDIRKKMIEEGIISQMVTLPSNMFSSVTLPATLWFFDKQKPNTEKKNQILFIDARNVFTQVDRAHRKFSEEQIKNLGVITKLYHGDTQALVDLIDEYKIELADAPETSDDKEVLTKTYWQSQIDWLTERFPDGVYADVIGLCKVAPLHGEDGIIDQDYSLNAGRYVGVVIEDDGLTEEEFKEEMLSLNAEFTSLIAEARELEELIANNLKGLLGE; via the coding sequence ATGACTGACAAGGAACTAAAAGAATTAAAAGACACTCTATGGCACTCTGCCGATGTTCTTCGTGCAAGTGCACATTTAGCAGCAAATAAATATGGTCAGCCTATTCTAGGACTTATCTTTCTGAGATATGCCGACATCTTATATAAACAACATAAAGAAGAAATTGAAGCAGAATACAACCGTCTTAAAGGTGGACGTATGGAAAAATCTATGAAAGAGATTTCCATCGAGAAATGTGGCTTCTATCTCCCTGAGTGTGCTTACTACGACTTTATAAACAATGCACCGGACGATGCAAACAAGGCTACTCTTGTAAAGAAAGCTATGGAAGCCATTGAGGATGAGAATCCTAAAATGGATGGTGTACTTCCAAAAGAAGTTTACGCACAGTTAGTACCGGAAGAAGAGCCGGAGCTTCTATCTAATATCGTACGTATTTTCAAAGATATTCCGGAAAATAGTACAATCGATATCTTCGGTGAAATCTATGAATATTTCTTAGGGAACTTCGCACTTGCAGAAGGTAAGGATGGAGGAACATTCTATACTCCTGCGACAGTTGTTAGATATATGGTTGAAGTATTGAATCCACAGCCGGGCGAAAAGAAATTCTTAGACCCGGCCTGCGGTTCCGGGGGTATGTTCGTTCAGGCTGCAAGATACATGCATGATCACAACGCCAGCGAAAGCGAGCAAATGAAGTTCCGTTGCTATGGTGTTGAGAAAGAGCCTGACACTGTTAAACTTGCTAAGATGAATTTGCTTCTCAACAATGTACGTGGCGATATCACAGAAGCCAACTCATTTTATTCTGATCCATATAATGCATTCGGACAATTCGATTATGTAATGGCAAATCCTCCATTCAACGTAGATGAAGTTGTTGTTGATAAGGTTTCTGATGATGCACGTTTCAACACATACGGGGTACCACGAAATAAGAGTAATTCAACAAAGAAAAAATCTGACAAGAAAGAAACTGTGCCTAACGCAAACTATTTGTGGATTGGCTACTTTGCCACTGCCTTAAATGAGAACGGTAAGGCAGCACTTGTTATGGCTAATTCTGCATCTGATGCATCCGGTTCAGAATATGATATTAGAAAGAAAATGATTGAAGAAGGAATCATCTCTCAGATGGTGACCCTTCCTTCTAATATGTTCTCATCAGTTACCCTTCCTGCAACTCTTTGGTTCTTTGATAAGCAGAAGCCAAATACTGAGAAGAAAAATCAAATCTTATTTATAGATGCAAGAAATGTATTTACACAGGTGGATCGTGCTCACAGAAAGTTCTCTGAGGAGCAGATTAAAAATCTTGGCGTTATCACAAAGCTTTATCACGGAGATACACAGGCACTTGTAGATTTGATTGATGAATACAAAATAGAACTTGCTGATGCACCGGAAACTTCTGATGACAAAGAAGTTCTTACAAAAACATATTGGCAATCACAGATTGACTGGTTGACAGAAAGATTCCCAGATGGTGTATATGCTGATGTTATCGGTCTTTGTAAGGTGGCACCGCTGCATGGTGAAGACGGTATCATTGATCAGGACTATTCTCTTAATGCAGGACGTTATGTCGGAGTAGTCATTGAAGATGATGGATTAACCGAGGAAGAGTTTAAGGAAGAAATGTTATCCTTGAACGCCGAGTTCACTTCATTAATTGCTGAGGCAAGAGAACTTGAAGAACTCATCGCAAATAATCTGAAAGGGTTACTGGGTGAGTGA
- a CDS encoding ORF6N domain-containing protein gives MAEDKNLVIVHNKEIQSMIYTFRGSQVMLDSDLAMLYQVETKYLNRQRNRNAERFPEDFCFQLSKEEYEILRCQNVTSKNENGSGGRRYLPYVFTEQGIAMLSSVLKSEVAAKASINIMRAFVEMRKFLISNNEMFARLDRVELKQLETDKKLEEVFDYIATTKEVKQKIFFNGQIYDAFSLMVEIVEKAEKELILIDNYVDVNTLNILSKKRKQVDVMIVTSGKGNLTKKDVTKFNSQYPKLTVKINEDFHDRFIIIDRTEVYHVGASIKDAGKKSFGITKLEEQDLIDSLLGKVR, from the coding sequence ATGGCAGAGGATAAAAATCTTGTCATAGTTCATAATAAAGAAATACAGAGTATGATTTATACCTTTAGGGGTAGTCAGGTAATGCTTGACAGTGACCTTGCTATGCTTTATCAGGTAGAAACTAAATATTTAAATAGGCAGAGAAATAGGAATGCTGAAAGATTTCCAGAAGATTTCTGTTTTCAGTTGTCAAAAGAAGAATATGAGATTTTGAGGTGCCAAAATGTCACCTCAAAAAATGAAAATGGTTCAGGTGGTAGAAGATATCTTCCTTATGTTTTTACAGAACAGGGAATTGCAATGCTTTCGTCAGTTCTTAAAAGTGAAGTAGCAGCTAAAGCAAGTATAAATATAATGAGAGCTTTTGTAGAAATGCGTAAGTTTCTTATATCAAATAATGAAATGTTTGCTCGTCTTGATAGAGTTGAGTTAAAGCAATTGGAAACAGATAAGAAGTTGGAAGAAGTCTTTGACTATATAGCCACAACAAAAGAGGTGAAACAGAAAATCTTTTTTAACGGTCAGATATATGATGCGTTCAGCCTTATGGTGGAAATTGTAGAAAAGGCTGAAAAAGAGCTCATACTGATAGACAACTATGTGGATGTGAATACTCTAAATATCCTTAGCAAAAAAAGAAAGCAAGTTGATGTAATGATTGTCACATCAGGGAAAGGAAATCTTACGAAGAAGGATGTTACTAAGTTCAATTCACAGTACCCTAAGCTTACAGTGAAAATAAATGAAGATTTTCATGACAGATTTATTATCATAGATAGAACAGAGGTTTACCATGTAGGAGCATCTATCAAAGATGCTGGGAAGAAGAGCTTTGGAATTACGAAGTTAGAAGAGCAGGACTTGATAGACAGTCTTTTAGGTAAGGTGCGATAA
- a CDS encoding alpha/beta fold hydrolase has product MIWNAKNGTIPIGNTKMSYVSFGLGKKVLILLPGLSDGLATVDGKALLLAIPYKLFFKDYTLFMFSRKNNLPDNYSIKEMADDQAEAMRKLSIEKASVLGVSEGGMIAQYLAINHADLIDRLVIAVSAPNANDIVHSVVESWIGLAKLQNHKQLMINTAEKSYSEAYLKKYRKIYPVIGWIGKPKNYDRFLINANAILNFDCFNDLKKIICPTLIIGGEADQVVGPMASYEMHEQIKGSELYMYKKFGHAAYEEANDFNKRVFEFLVS; this is encoded by the coding sequence ATGATTTGGAATGCGAAGAACGGTACAATTCCTATTGGTAACACGAAAATGAGTTATGTTTCATTTGGTTTAGGAAAAAAAGTATTGATTCTTCTACCGGGTTTATCCGACGGATTAGCTACTGTGGACGGAAAAGCTCTTCTGCTGGCTATACCATATAAGTTGTTCTTCAAAGACTATACTTTGTTTATGTTCAGCAGAAAAAATAATCTGCCAGACAACTATTCAATTAAGGAAATGGCGGATGATCAGGCTGAGGCAATGAGAAAACTGAGTATTGAAAAAGCATCTGTCTTAGGTGTATCTGAAGGTGGAATGATAGCACAATATCTCGCAATCAATCACGCTGATTTGATAGATAGGCTCGTAATTGCAGTCTCTGCACCAAATGCTAATGATATAGTCCATTCTGTTGTTGAATCATGGATAGGCTTGGCAAAGCTACAGAACCATAAGCAACTGATGATTAATACAGCGGAAAAGAGCTATTCCGAAGCGTATCTAAAAAAGTATCGGAAAATATATCCTGTAATTGGATGGATTGGAAAGCCGAAGAACTATGATAGATTTTTGATTAATGCTAATGCGATATTGAATTTCGATTGCTTTAATGATCTTAAAAAAATTATTTGTCCGACGCTAATTATTGGAGGAGAGGCTGATCAAGTTGTCGGTCCAATGGCCTCTTATGAAATGCATGAGCAGATTAAGGGCAGTGAACTTTATATGTATAAAAAATTCGGACATGCTGCATATGAAGAAGCGAATGATTTTAACAAGCGTGTGTTTGAATTTTTAGTTAGTTAA
- a CDS encoding GNAT family N-acetyltransferase, whose protein sequence is MNIRIRKMTVSDLEPLYKLLSNSKVMQYLEAPYTKEQTEQFLFRSGLSETPLIYAVEKDNDFIGYVIYHDYDSESVEIGWVLEPSFWGLGIASCLTSGMIEKARNSGKQVVIECVPEQKSSIRIAEKYGFQKCGIIDGLMIYRL, encoded by the coding sequence ATGAATATAAGAATTAGAAAAATGACAGTCAGTGATTTGGAACCGCTTTACAAACTTTTGTCGAATTCGAAAGTAATGCAATATCTCGAAGCACCCTACACAAAAGAGCAGACCGAGCAATTCCTCTTTCGATCCGGTCTTTCTGAGACACCATTGATATACGCAGTTGAAAAAGATAACGACTTCATCGGATATGTGATTTATCATGATTACGATTCAGAGAGTGTCGAGATTGGATGGGTTTTAGAACCTTCCTTTTGGGGGCTAGGGATTGCATCTTGCTTGACATCAGGTATGATAGAAAAAGCTAGAAACTCAGGTAAACAGGTAGTGATTGAATGTGTACCTGAACAAAAAAGTAGTATTCGGATAGCTGAAAAATATGGATTTCAAAAGTGTGGTATTATCGATGGACTGATGATATATCGTTTGTAG
- the fliS gene encoding flagellar export chaperone FliS yields the protein MTNAASLYQGASINTATPAELTLMLYNGAIKFCNQAMAGIEEKNVEKANNNLIKAQNIIWELQGTLDFKYKVAKDFDIIYQRILRNLLMANIRKDADKLNEALEDIRGMRDVWVEVMKAAKNS from the coding sequence ATGACAAACGCAGCTAGTCTTTATCAGGGAGCATCAATAAATACAGCTACGCCTGCTGAGCTTACACTTATGCTCTACAATGGAGCTATCAAGTTTTGTAACCAGGCAATGGCCGGCATTGAGGAGAAGAACGTAGAGAAGGCAAACAATAACCTGATTAAAGCGCAGAACATTATATGGGAGCTTCAGGGAACCCTGGACTTCAAATATAAGGTAGCCAAGGATTTTGATATCATTTACCAGCGCATATTAAGAAACCTGCTTATGGCTAACATCAGAAAGGATGCAGATAAGCTTAATGAAGCCCTTGAGGATATAAGAGGAATGAGGGACGTATGGGTAGAAGTAATGAAGGCGGCAAAGAATTCATAA
- a CDS encoding flagellin N-terminal helical domain-containing protein — translation MVVQHNLTAMNSNRQLGITSSLQAKSSEKLSSGYKINRAADDAAGLSISEKMRSQVRGLNRSSANAQDGISLIQVAEGALNETHSILQRMNELAVQAANDTNTEDDRGAIQKEVTALTSEIDRIKDTTAFNTQNLLDGDFTDKKIHVGALKDQTIEISIGAMDADTIGAGGQDLTTQDGAESAIEAFQGAIKVVSDQRSDLGALQNRLEHTVLNLDNVSENTQAAESRIRDTDVPTEMVNFSKNNILAQAGQSMLAQANQSTQGVLSLLR, via the coding sequence ATGGTAGTACAGCACAATCTTACAGCAATGAACTCAAACAGACAGCTTGGTATCACAAGCTCATTACAGGCAAAATCATCTGAGAAACTTTCATCAGGTTACAAGATCAACAGAGCAGCAGACGATGCAGCAGGTCTTTCAATATCTGAGAAGATGAGAAGCCAGGTTAGAGGTCTTAACAGATCTTCAGCTAACGCACAGGATGGTATATCACTTATCCAGGTAGCAGAAGGTGCTCTTAACGAGACACACTCTATCCTTCAGAGAATGAACGAACTCGCAGTTCAGGCAGCGAACGATACCAATACTGAGGACGACAGAGGTGCAATCCAGAAGGAAGTAACAGCTCTTACATCTGAAATTGACCGTATCAAAGATACAACAGCGTTCAATACACAGAACCTTCTCGATGGTGACTTTACTGACAAGAAGATCCACGTAGGTGCTCTTAAGGATCAGACAATTGAAATCAGCATCGGTGCTATGGATGCAGACACAATTGGTGCAGGTGGTCAGGACCTTACAACTCAGGATGGCGCAGAGTCTGCAATCGAGGCATTCCAGGGAGCAATTAAAGTTGTTTCTGATCAGAGATCAGACCTTGGTGCTCTTCAGAACCGTCTTGAGCATACAGTACTCAACCTTGACAACGTATCTGAGAATACACAGGCAGCTGAGTCACGTATCCGTGATACAGATGTTCCTACAGAAATGGTTAACTTCAGCAAGAACAACATTCTTGCTCAGGCAGGACAGTCAATGCTTGCACAGGCTAACCAGTCTACTCAGGGTGTTCTTTCATTGCTTAGATAA
- a CDS encoding helix-turn-helix domain-containing protein: MYVSYKKLWKMLIDLDMSKTELIQKSKITTNVMAHMGKNEDIRVESLVKICTALGCTFDYIAEIIPDKK; encoded by the coding sequence ATGTATGTAAGCTATAAAAAACTTTGGAAGATGCTCATTGACTTGGATATGAGTAAAACAGAGTTGATTCAGAAATCAAAAATCACAACAAATGTAATGGCACATATGGGAAAAAATGAAGATATCCGTGTGGAGTCTTTAGTAAAAATATGTACAGCGCTTGGCTGTACTTTTGATTATATAGCAGAAATTATTCCTGATAAAAAGTAA